The sequence CTGCGGAACCACCCCACTCCATGCCGAACTGGGTCGTGAAACGCAGCCGCGCCAATGATACTCGGACCGCAGGGTCCCGGAAAAGTCGGTCAGCGCGGGGGTTTTTTCTATACCACCACCGTCACTCACGAGTGACGTGCACAGACCGCGCCGCTTCTCGGCGCGACATGCGGGAGTAGCTCAGCTGGTAGAGCACTACCTTGCCAAGGTAGATGTCGCGAGTTCGAATCTCGTCTCCCGCTCCACATTCACCCCCCACCTCGAAAGAAGTGGGGGCTTTTTTATTGCCTGCACTCGAAAGGGCCGCCCTCGTTGATCTGGAGGGCGGCCTGTTTTCTCTTGCTGGATTTACTTGATTTCCACTTCCAGCGGATCAAAGGAAACGTGCGGGTACTGCGGTTCCATGCCCTTCAGGGTGTTCAGCAGAATTCGCGTCATCCTTTCAAAGACGCTCTTGCGGCGGTCTGCGGCACAATAGAGGGATGTTCGAGTTCGATATTCAGCACCGGGATGGCCGGGCGCGCATCGCGCAGTTTCACACGCCGCGCGGCACCGTCACAACCCCAATGTTCATGCCAGTTGGTACGCAAGGCACCGTGAAGGGCATCAGCCCGCAGGAACTGACTGACATCGGGTCACAGATGATCCTCGGCAATACCTATCACCTCATGCTCCGCCCAGGGGAAGCTCTGGTGGCTGCACATGGCGGGCTCCCGGGCTTCACCGCCTATCCTGGCCCCTTCCTGACCGATTCTGGAGGTTTCCAAGTCATGAGTCTGGGGCACATGCGCAAGATCACCGAGGAAGGCGTGATATTCAAGAGCCACTTGGACGGCAGCCTGGTGAACCTCACGCCTGAGCGGAGCATTCAGGTGCAGGAGGCGCTGGGGGCGGACGTCATCATGGCATTCGATGAGTGCCCGCCGTATCCGACCGAGCGGGAGTACATCCTGCGTAGCCTGGAACGGACCGAGCGCTGGCTGGCGCGTTGCCTGACAGTGAAATCAAAACCCGAGCAGGCGCTGTTCGCGATCGTGCAGGGGGGCGTGCATGAGGATCTGCGGCAGCGCAGCCTTGACCTGACCCTGCCCTATGAGACTCCCGGTTTCGCCCTGGGTGGGCTCGCCGTCGGCGAGCCGAAAGAAGAGATGTACCCGGCGGTGGCCTTCACTGCCGAGCGTCTGCCCGAGAATAAGCCCCGGTACCTGATGGGTGTCGGTCACCCAGAGGATCTGGTGGCGGGCGTGGCCCTCGGTGTCGATATGTTCGACTGCGTCTATCCGACCCGAACGGGCCGCTTCGGCTACGCCCTGACCGATCAGGGACGCCTGAACATGAATTCCAGTGCTCCACGGACATCCATGGAGCCGCTGGACTCGGCATGCGATTGTTACGCCTGTCGGCACTACACGCGGGCCTACCTCGCGCACCTGATCAGAGCTGAGGAGATGCTGGGGCCGCGCATGCTGTCCCTGCACAATCTACGTTACCTCCACCGTCTGATGGAGCGGGCGCGGGCGGCTATCGCAGAAGGGCATTACTTCTCCTGGGCGGCCTCCTGGGCTGCGAGCTATTTCCATCAGGGGGTGCCAGAGTGGTTCCAGCTGGCACTGGACCTTGGATCATCCGGGCATGCCGAAAACGTCAATCCTCGTGTTGATGACGAATAAAAATCAAGGCACGCGACCTTTTCACAACCTTCATGCTCCAGTCAGATAGCGGTCATGTGCGATGAAATCGGCCTTTTAGGCCATTCTCAGGGTTGACCCGGTCTCTTTCATGCCTGTATCATCCGCCTGATCTGACACTTCTGAACCGACAGGCAAAGAATGTCAGGTTGCGCGAAGGACCACAGGAACGGCGAACAGCTCTGGGAGAGGAAACCCGGCAACTCGCCCCACCGTCACCTTCAGAGCCGAGAACGTGCTCCGCCGCGCGACGACCTTTTGGGGGTTCATATGAAGAAAAGCCTGCTCATTCTCACCGCCGCGCTGTCCTTCGGCGTCGCCGCCGCTCAGACGGCGCCCGCCGCACCCCAGGTGCCCGCGCTGACCGACGTTCCCGCCGGTCACTGGGCCAAGGACGCCATCGACCTGCTCGTCAGCCGTGGCATCCTCCTCGGCTACCCCGATGGTACCTTCCGTGGCACGCAGAACCTCACCCGCTACGAAGCGGCCGTGATCATCGCCCGCCTCCTTGACCAGATCAAGACCGGCGAAGTGACCACCACCACCTTCGACGAGGAAACCCTGACCGCGCTGCAGAACGCGATCCAGGAACTCGCCGCCGACCTCGCCGCCCTCGGCGTGCGCGTCAGCGATCTCGAAGAGAACGCCGTCAGCCGCGACGACTTCGCCCGCCTCGAAGAGCGCGTCGAGATGCTCGCCGCCGCCAGCGGCGACGCCGAAGCCCTCGCCGGCCTCACCAGCCAGATCGAAGACCTGACCGCCCGCGCCGACGACTACGACACCCTGCGTGCCGACGTCGACGACAACGCCAGCCAGATCGCCGCCCTGAACGACCTGACCGTCCTCCTGAACCAGGACATCCTGAACCTCCAGGACCGCGTCAGCGCCGTCGAAGCCGCCCAGGCCGACCTCGTCGGCCGCGCCGACTTCGACGCCCTCGCCGGCCGCGTGACCACCGTCGAAACCAAGGTCACCAGCCTCGACAACCGCGTCACCCAGCTGGAGAAGTACGCCTTCAGCATCTCCCCCAGCCTCACCGCCACCTACTATGTGGCCCGCGCCAACCGTAACATGGATCTGGACCGCCTGATCCCCGGCACCGTCTTCAGCACGGGTACTGACGGTAACGCGACCACGGTCGACACCGCTGTCGACTACGCTGACCTGACCAACAGCCGCGTGGCAATCCGTCCTGTTGTTCCGAACGGTGTGACCCCCCCGACCCCCAGCGCCGAAGGCTTCTACGGATTCAGCAACGTCACCTACCGTAAGGACGTGGACGGGTACATTCTCGACGCGAACGGCGTTCGCATCATTACCCCCGACGGCAAGGCCATCCTGAAGGCCGATGGTACGTCCGTCGGTGGTGCCCCCGCAGTGCTTGCTGGTGGTCCTGCCGCCGTCGAAGGTCAGACGAACCTTAACTTCTCCATCACCTTCGGCAACAGCGGCAAGTTCGACACCGCTCGTAGCGACGTCAGTGGCGCCTACGTTCCTGGACCCGGTGGCCTGAACGTCAACAGTGTTGACGTGAGCTTCGGCATCCGCGCTGGCCTGCCCACTGCTGACAGCCGTTACCCCGACGTCGTGCAGGACGGCACCACCTACCGCCCCTTGTTCTTCTACTTCAACCAGGCCACCACGAAGTTCACCGTCGGCAACGCGCCCGTTACCGTGACCTTCGGCAAGGCTCTGAAGTTCAAGTTTGCCGACTACATCGGTGACAACGACGCTGTGGGCCGCGGCGACGGTTATATCGTCAACGTGGACGGCAGCACCCTGCCCGTGATCGGCGCCTTCAAGCCCATGATCACTGGCGTGTACGGCAGCCGTGGCGGCGCCAATGGTGACAACCTGTACTACCGCGGCGTTCGCGCCGAGATCACCCCCATCGGCACCCTGAAAGCTGGCCTGAACTACATGCAGGAAGGTGTGGACACCCTGGGTCGCGGCACTAACACCGGCACTGCCCCTAGCGACGTGACGGCCTTCGGCGCCGACCTGCACGGCACTGTGGCCGGCTGGCAGCTCGACAGCGAGTACGCAACCAGCCGTATCGCTCCCAGCCGCCTCCCGGGCGCTACGGCCGGCGCCGTGGAAACTCAGAGTGCCTTCTACGCCCAGACCAGCGGGACCCTGGGCCCAGTCAAGGTTTACACCCTGAACTACCGTACTGTCAGCGCCGGTTACGACGCTGTCGCGGGCGTGATGGAAGCCGATCCCACCGCTACCAACAGCACGGCCCCCTTTGAAGCGGGCCGCACCGGCTTCGGCGTGAAAGCTAAGGCGGATATCCTGGGTCTGATCAACCTAGGCGGGTACGTTGATAACAGCGTCAACTTTGGCAAGAGCCCCGTGAACACCGCCGGCGAGGCCAGCGCGATCGTTGACCGTGGCGTGGCTGCCAAGGTCAGCCTGTTCAACCTGGTAACCGTTCGTGGCGGGTACTACGAGTACCTGACGGGTATTCAGGCGCCTGTTGCGGCGGCTTTCCAGGGTAAGTTGGGTGTCCGCACGGCTGTCCGCGCTGACCTGGGCCTGCCCCTGGGCTTCAGCTTCGGCGCCTTCTACCGCAACGTGTCCACCGACGG comes from Deinococcus sedimenti and encodes:
- the tgt gene encoding tRNA guanosine(34) transglycosylase Tgt; the protein is MFEFDIQHRDGRARIAQFHTPRGTVTTPMFMPVGTQGTVKGISPQELTDIGSQMILGNTYHLMLRPGEALVAAHGGLPGFTAYPGPFLTDSGGFQVMSLGHMRKITEEGVIFKSHLDGSLVNLTPERSIQVQEALGADVIMAFDECPPYPTEREYILRSLERTERWLARCLTVKSKPEQALFAIVQGGVHEDLRQRSLDLTLPYETPGFALGGLAVGEPKEEMYPAVAFTAERLPENKPRYLMGVGHPEDLVAGVALGVDMFDCVYPTRTGRFGYALTDQGRLNMNSSAPRTSMEPLDSACDCYACRHYTRAYLAHLIRAEEMLGPRMLSLHNLRYLHRLMERARAAIAEGHYFSWAASWAASYFHQGVPEWFQLALDLGSSGHAENVNPRVDDE
- a CDS encoding S-layer homology domain-containing protein — protein: MKKSLLILTAALSFGVAAAQTAPAAPQVPALTDVPAGHWAKDAIDLLVSRGILLGYPDGTFRGTQNLTRYEAAVIIARLLDQIKTGEVTTTTFDEETLTALQNAIQELAADLAALGVRVSDLEENAVSRDDFARLEERVEMLAAASGDAEALAGLTSQIEDLTARADDYDTLRADVDDNASQIAALNDLTVLLNQDILNLQDRVSAVEAAQADLVGRADFDALAGRVTTVETKVTSLDNRVTQLEKYAFSISPSLTATYYVARANRNMDLDRLIPGTVFSTGTDGNATTVDTAVDYADLTNSRVAIRPVVPNGVTPPTPSAEGFYGFSNVTYRKDVDGYILDANGVRIITPDGKAILKADGTSVGGAPAVLAGGPAAVEGQTNLNFSITFGNSGKFDTARSDVSGAYVPGPGGLNVNSVDVSFGIRAGLPTADSRYPDVVQDGTTYRPLFFYFNQATTKFTVGNAPVTVTFGKALKFKFADYIGDNDAVGRGDGYIVNVDGSTLPVIGAFKPMITGVYGSRGGANGDNLYYRGVRAEITPIGTLKAGLNYMQEGVDTLGRGTNTGTAPSDVTAFGADLHGTVAGWQLDSEYATSRIAPSRLPGATAGAVETQSAFYAQTSGTLGPVKVYTLNYRTVSAGYDAVAGVMEADPTATNSTAPFEAGRTGFGVKAKADILGLINLGGYVDNSVNFGKSPVNTAGEASAIVDRGVAAKVSLFNLVTVRGGYYEYLTGIQAPVAAAFQGKLGVRTAVRADLGLPLGFSFGAFYRNVSTDGRLRANSDAGLFGNSVAYNSNEFGLSTSEMDSGTCGTATTSVCYSEYGFEAKHNGKDAAALVNGLDLTLGYASRYRAATNGYTNQVVYGSAAYDTKLGVAAIKLNAGFNTSTYADSERNSTATLANTTSFNGSVDVKTDALNTVFKPSFEAYVKAYNKSYDYGTATGAAADFTASDVLYRVGVKLNEFLLPNTKLAVYYAGYQGTNRAYAPYVAAFNADGSAKAGTAGAFIDQYNGNRTVSQDLLYVEGNYYDLSFGYGYGNLRLRESNGAAVAGAADARGNVFKISYKVKF